One genomic segment of Gossypium arboreum isolate Shixiya-1 chromosome 3, ASM2569848v2, whole genome shotgun sequence includes these proteins:
- the LOC108476191 gene encoding TOM1-like protein 6, whose translation MMMMSSASSSAATVAVDKATSDLLMGPDWTMNIDICDSVNSNHWPAKDVVKAVKRRLQHKSSKVQLLALTLLETMVKNCGDYVHFQIAERNILGEMVKIVKKKADMLVRDKILALLDSWQEAFGGPGGKHPQYYWAYDELRRSGVEFPKRSSNTAPIFTPPATHPTLNPGYGMPSNSSRRLDETMATEIESLSLSSLDSMKDVMELLSDMLQAVNPSHSAAVKDEVIVDLVNRCRSNQKKLMQMLTTTGDEELLARGLELNDGLQSLLAKHDAIALGSPLPVEATGVSPMHNEASSSNKSSEAKSPAPNISPPTPVATVTKSHIDEEEEEEDDFAQLARRHSRAQFTSPQNASPGTSEATAPVSNANVTTSYTPTASTSIPSNALALPDPPAPVKTSKEQDLIDLLSLTLSTTASSPHAPPTPPSASQHQVPVTPSSQGYPYASQTYPTSQAQLPYNSYVVPWAQPQKPSQPQVQPQPTQFQTEPQAQNQSNSPSEAQHQFQARPQPHQLNTQSQIRLQPQSQSQSPHQSFGQPQYQPYFQPQYTSAYPPPPWAATPGYFNSQNHHSSTNNMFSTPRANTTASNSITGTRPLQHNSSFPIRGTNGGAPMNGGDSWTSTGPRNPAPSSGQKPFIPSYLLFEDLNVLGNGDGRRSSTSPNLSGSNTQSMVGGRK comes from the exons atGATGATGATGTCATCAGCTTCATCATCAGCAGCGACAGTAGCTGTGGATAAGGCAACGAGCGATCTTCTAATGGGTCCTGATTGGACTATGAATATCGATATTTGCGATTCTGTTAATTCTAAtcattg GCCAGCAAAGGATGTTGTAAAAGCTGTGAAGAGAAGGTTGCAGCACAAGAGTTCTAAAGTTCAATTACTAGCTTTGACG CTTTTGGAAACAATGGTGAAGAATTGTGGTGATTATGTTCATTTTCAGATTGCTGAGAGGAATATATTGGGGGAGATGGTTAAAATTGTGAAAAAGAAG GCAGATATGCTAGTGAGGGATAAAATTTTGGCATTGTTGGACTCTTGGCAAGAGGCATTTGGCGGTCCGGGGGGTAAACATCCACAGTATTACTGGGCATATGATGAGCTAAGA CGTTCGGGAGTAGAATTTCCCAAGCGATCATCAAATACAGCCCCTATCTTTACACCACCTGCTACACATCCAACCTTGAATCCTGGTTATGGAATGCCAAGCAATTCTTCTAGAAGGCTTGACGAAACAATGGCTACCGAGATCGAAAGTTTAAG TTTGTCTAGCTTAGATTCAATGAAGGATGTTATGGAGCTCTTAAGCGACATGCTACAAGCTGTAAACCCGAGTCATAGTGCG GCAGTGAAAGATGAAGTGATAGTTGATCTTGTTAATCGATGTCGTTCCAACCAAAAAAAGCTGATGCAGATGCTTACAACTACCGG GGATGAGGAACTTTTAGCTCGAGGTCTTGAACTAAATGACGGTCTGCAAAGCTTACTTGCGAAACATGATGCTATAGCTTTAGGTTCCCCCTTGCCAGTTGAAGCTACTGGTGTAAGCCCGATGCATAATGAAGCAAGTTCCTCCAACAAATCAAGTGAAGCGAAGAGCCCAGCACCTAATATAAGTCCACCCACACCGGTTGCCACTGTGACAAAAAGCCATATCGAtgaagaggaagaagaggaagacgACTTCGCACAGCTAGCTAGAAG GCATTCCAGAGCACAGTTCACATCTCCTCAGAACGCTTCTCCTGGAACAAGTGAAGCTACTGCACCAGTCAGTAATGCCAATGTGACGACATCGTATACACCAACTGCCTCGACCTCTATTCCGAGCAATGCTTTAGCTTTGCCTGATCCACCTGCACCAGTTAAAACTTCGAAAGAACAGGACTTGATTGATCTTTTAAGCCTTACCTTGTCCACAACGGCTTCCTCTCCGCATGCCCCTCCCACACCACCATCTGCATCTCAACATCAGGTACCTGTGACGCCTAGCAGCCAAGGATATCCTTATGCTTCCCAAACATACCCTACAAGTCAGGCGCAGCTGCCGTATAATAGTTATGTGGTTCCTTGGGCTCAACCTCAAAAACCATCCCAGCCCCAAGTCCAGCCACAACCAACCCAATTCCAAACTGAACCGCAAGCTCAAAATCAGTCGAATTCACCATCTGAGGCTCAACATCAGTTCCAAGCACGACCCCAGCCTCATCAGTTAAACACACAGTCTCAAATCCGACTCCAACCCCAATCACAATCCCAGTCACCGCACCAGTCATTCGGACAACCTCAATACCAACCATATTTCCAGCCTCAATACACATCCGCTTATCCCCCTCCACCATGGGCTGCAACTCCCGGTTATTTCAACAGCCAAAACCACCACTCTTCTACAAATAACATGTTCTCTACTCCCCGAGCGAACACCACTGCATCAAATTCCATCACAGGGACCAGGCCCTTGCAGCATAACAGCTCATTCCCCATAAGAGGAACCAACGGCGGAGCACCAATGAACGGAGGTGATTCTTGGACGAGTACCGGTCCTAGGAACCCTGCTCCCTCATCAGGACAAAAGCCCTTTATCCCATCATACCTATTGTTCGAAGATCTGAACGTGCTCGGAAATGGTGACGGAAGGCGTAGTAGTACATCACCAAACTTGTCAGGTAGTAATACGCAAAGTATGGTTGGTGGAAGGAAGTAA
- the LOC108476207 gene encoding LOW QUALITY PROTEIN: regulatory-associated protein of TOR 1-like (The sequence of the model RefSeq protein was modified relative to this genomic sequence to represent the inferred CDS: inserted 1 base in 1 codon), whose product MALGDLMTSRFSQLSLAVSNHVIDGNVSSGGYHEDDVAYADLMSQRRDLDAVSTSSYANAVTSTATVPTTMAYLPQTVVLCELRHAAFEASTPTGPSDSGLVSKWRPKDRMKTGCVALVLCLNISVDPPDVIKISPCPRMECWTDPFSMAPQKALETIGKNLRDQYERWQPKARSKVELDPTVDEVKKLCNTCRRYAKSERVLFHYNGHGVPKPTANGEIWLFNKSYTQYIPLPISDLDSWLKTPSIYVFDCSAAGMVVNAFIELLDCGTSNYPGSSRDCILLAACEAHETLPQSSEFPADVFTSCLTTPIKMALRWFCTRSLLHESLDSSLIDKIPGRQNDRKTLLGELNWIFTAVTDTIAWNVLPHDLFRRLFRQDLLVASLFRNFXLAERIMRSANCSPISYPMFPPTHQHYMWDAWDMAAEICLSQLPSLVEDPNAEFQPSSFFTEQLIAFEVWLDHGSEHKKPPEQLPIVLQVLLSQCHRFRALVLLGRFLDMGPWAVDLALSVGIFPYVLKLLQTTTPELRQILVFIWTKILALDKSCQVDLVKDGGHVYFIRFLNSAEAYPEQRAMAAFVLAVIVDGHRRGQEACIEAGLIQVCLKQLHGFTQNEAQTEPLLLQWLCLCLGKLWEDFTEAQTIGLQADVPGICAPLLSEPQPEVRASAVYALATLLDVGFDSFRDGIGGDEECDDVEKNRAEMIIIKSLLNVVSDGSPLVRAEVAVALAHFAFGHKQHLKSIAAAYWKPQPNSLLNSLPSLANLKGTGSGNIVSSQIGPLTAMVRDGRVSTSSPLATAGIMHGSPLSDDSSQLSDSGILNDGVSNGEVNHSRPKPLDNAMYSQCVLAMFTLARDPSPRVASLGRRVLSIIGIEQVTKSVKPAGNSAWPSDPANSSSTPSISGLARSSSWLDINGGHMPLTFRTPPVSPPRQNYLAGIRRVCSLDFRPHLMNSPDSGLADPLLGSTSGSERSLLPQSTIYNFSCGHFSKSLLTASDDSEELLAKREEQERFALEHIAKCQHSSVSKLNNNSQIASWDAKFETGTRTALLQPFSPIVIAADENERIRVWNYEEATLLNGFDNHDFPEKGISKLCLLNELDDSLLLVASSDGNIRIWKDYTLRGKQKHVTAFSSIQGHKPGVRSLNAVVDWQQQSGYLYASGEISSIMLWDLDKEQLVNSIPSSSDCSVSALASSQVHAGQFAAGFVDGSVRLYDIRTPDMLVRTTRPHTQQVARVVGIGFQPGLDQGKIVSASQAGDIQFLDIRSQRDTELTIDAHRGSLTALAVHRHAPIIASGSAKQLIKVFSLKGEQLGTIRYQHTFMAQKIGSVSCLTFHPYQVLLAAGAADACVSIYADDNSHTR is encoded by the exons ATGAAGACAGGATGTGTGGCCCtagttttatgtttaaatatcaGTGTTGATCCACCTGATGTAATAAAAATATCTCCTTGCCCAAGAATGGAGTGCTGGACTG ACCCTTTTTCTATGGCACCACAAAAAGCTCTGGAAACTATTGGGAAAAACTTGAGAGATCAATATGAGAGGTGGCAGCCCAAG GCTCGCAGTAAGGTTGAACTTGATCCTACAGTGGATGAAGTGAAGAAACTTTGTAATACATGTCGCAGATATGCCAAGTCAGAGAGAGTTTTATTTCATTACAATGGACATGGTGTTCCAAAGCCAACTGCAAATGGTGAAATCTGGCTGTTTAATAAG AGTTATACACAGTATATTCCCTTGCCTATCAGCGATCTTGATTCTTGGTTAAAAACACCTTCTATATATGTTTTTGATTGCTCTGCTGCAGGAATGGTTGTTAATGCCTTCATTGAG CTTCTTGACTGTGGCACTTCTAACTACCCTGGATCTTCAAGAGACTGCATTCTTCTGGCTGCATGTGAAGCACATGAGACTCTTCCTCAAAGTTCTGAATTTCCTGCTGATGTGTTTACTTCTTGTCTTACTACACCTATCAAAATGGCATTGAGATG GTTTTGTACACGTTCATTGCTTCACGAGTCTCTTGACTCTTCACTTATTGATAAAATTCCTGGCCGTCAAAATGACCGTAAAACACTTCTAGGGGAATTGAATTGGATATTTACTGCAGTGACTGACACAATTGCTTGGAATGTTCTCCCTCATG ACCTTTTCCGAAGGTTGTTTAGACAGGATTTACTAGTTGCTAGTTTGTTCAGAAATT TTCTTGCCGAGAGGATTATGCGCTCTGCAAATTGTTCTCCAATTTCTTACCCAATGTTCCCACCAACCCATCAGCACTATATGT GGGATGCATGGGACATGGCTGCTGAAATTTGCCTTTCTCAGCTTCCATCATTGGTTGAGGATCCTAATGCAGAGTTCCAG CCAAGTTCATTTTTCACTGAACAGCTGATAGCCTTTGAGGTATGGCTTGACCATGGATCTGAGCATAAAAAGCCACCAGAGCAATTGCCTATTGTGCTTCAG GTTTTGCTTAGTCAATGTCATCGATTCCGTGCTCTAGTTCTTCTTGGAAGATTCCTTGATATGGGACCATGGGCTGTAGATCTG GCCCTTTCTGTTGGAATATTTCCTTATGTTCTGAAGCTGTTGCAAACAACCACTCCAGAACTGCGTCAAATCCTTGTCttcatttggacaaaaattttggCACTTGATAAG TCATGTCAGGTTGATCTTGTAAAGGATGGTGGTCATGTTTATTTCATTAGGTTTCTTAATAGTGCAGAGGCATATCCTGAACAGCGTGCAATGGCTGCATTTGTTCTGGCTGTCATTGTGGATGGTCATAGACGAGGCCAGGAAGCCTGTATTGAAGCAGGGTTAATCCAGGTGTGCTTGAAGCAGCTTCATGGTTTCACGCAAAATGAGGCACAAACTGAACCCTTATTACTTCAGTGGCTTTGCCTTTGTCTTGGAAAGCTGTGGGAGGATTTTACTGAGGCTCAGACAATTGGTCTGCAGGCAGATGTGCCTGGAATATGTGCTCCTCTACTCTCTGAGCCTCAGCCAGAG GTTAGAGCTTCAGCGGTTTATGCATTAGCTACCTtgcttgatgttgggtttgacTCGTTTAGAGATGGTATTGGAGGGGATGAAGAATGTGATGATGTTGAAAAGAATAGAGCTGAGATGATTATAATTAAAAGCCTTTTGAATGTCGTCTCTGATGGAAGCCCTCTTGTCCGGGCAGAAGTTGCTGTAG CTCTGGCACACTTTGCCTTTGGACATAAGCAGCATCTCAAGTCAATTGCTGCTGCATATTGGAAACCTCAGCCTAATTCCCTGTTGAATTCATTGCCTTCACTTGCTAATTTAAAGGGCACAGGAAGTGGAAATATAGTTTCTTCTCAGATTGGTCCTTTAACAGCCATGGTTCGGGATGGAAGGGTATCCACTAGCAGTCCTCTTGCTACTGCTGGAATCATGCATGGATCTCCATTATCCGATGATTCATCTCAACTTTCTGATTCTGGAATACTGAATGATGGTGTCAGTAATGGGGAAGTTAATCATTCAAGACCAAAACCTTTGGACAATGCAATGTATTCACAGTGTGTACTGGCCATGTTTACTTTAGCTAGGGATCCATCTCCACGTGTAGCAAGTCTAGGACGGCGGGTTCTTTCCATTATTGGAATTGAACAAGTAACAAAATCTGTGAAGCCCGCTGGTAATAGTGCCTGGCCTAGTGATCCTGCAAATTCCTCATCAACCCCTAGTATTTCTGGATTAGCTCGTTCTTCTTCCTGGTTGGACATTAATGGAG GTCATATGCCTTTAACATTTAGAACTCCTCCTGTTAGCCCTCCTCGACAAAATTACTTGGCAGGAATTCGTAGGGTTTGCTCTTTAGACTTCAGGCCTCACCTGATGAATTCTCCGGACTCAGGATTGGCTGACCCACTTCTAGGCTCTACTTCTGGATCAGAGCGCAGTTTACTTCCTCAGTCAACAATATATAATTTTAGTTGTGGCCACTTCTCGAAGTCTCTGCTTACTGCATCAGATGACAGTGAAGAACTACTGGCCAAAAGAGAAGAGCAGGAGAGATTTGCACTGGAGCATATTGCTAAGTGCCAGCACTCAT CTGTTAGCAAACTTAACAATAATAGTCAAATTGCTAGCTGGGATGCAAAATTCGAGACAGGTACAAGAACTGCCTTGCTGCAACCTTTCTCTCCTATTGTGATTGCGGCAGATGAGAATGAACGGATCAG gGTATGGAATTATGAGGAAGCCACCCTCCTCAATGGTTTTGATAATCATGATTTTCCGGAAAAGGGAATATCTAAACTTTGTCTTTTGAATGAGCTTGATGACAGCTTGTTGCTTGTTGCTTCAA GTGATGGAAATATACGGATTTGGAAAGATTATACACTGAGGGGGAAACAAAAACACGTTACCGCATTTTCTTCTATCCAAGGTCACAAACCTGGTGTGCGGAGTTTGAATGCTGTTGTGGACTGGCAACAGCAGTCTGGATATCTC TATGCATCTGGAGAGATATCATCCATCATGCTTTGGGACTTGGATAAGGAGCAACTTGTTAATTCAATACCATCATCCTCAGATTGTAGTGTCTCGGCATTG GCTTCTTCTCAAGTCCATGCTGGTCAATTTGCAGCTGGTTTTGTGGATGGTTCTGTTAGACTATATGACATCCGGACACCCGACAT GCTGGTTCGCACAACCAGGCCGCATACTCAACAAGTAGCAAGAGTTGTGGGTATCGGCTTTCAACCCGGACTTGATCAAGGAAAG ATTGTTAGTGCATCCCAGGCTGGTGATATTCAGTTCCTCGATATTAGAAGTCAAAGAGATACGGAACTTACAATCGATGCTCACCGAGGATCACTTACAGCTTTAGCTGTTCACAGACATGCCCCGATAATTGCCAGTGGTTCAGCAAAACAGCTAATCAAAGTTTTCAGTCtaaaaggcgaacaactcggcacCATTAGATACCAACATACCTTCATGGCCCAGAAGATTGGTTCTGTAAGCTGCCTTACCTTCCATCCCTACCAAGTGTTACTCGCTGCCGGTGCCGCTGATGCCTGCGTTTCAATCTATGCCGATGACAACTCTCATACAAGATAA